A single candidate division WOR-3 bacterium DNA region contains:
- a CDS encoding YbaB/EbfC family nucleoid-associated protein, with protein sequence MKDILKEAQKLQAKLLEELRKIRIEGSAGGGMVKIEMDGEQNVLSVKIDPQIIEEKDVSMLEDLILAALNDAKSKVTEATRESFRSITGFPIPGM encoded by the coding sequence ATGAAAGATATTTTAAAGGAAGCCCAGAAATTGCAGGCAAAACTGCTGGAAGAGTTGAGGAAGATAAGAATCGAGGGAAGCGCCGGTGGCGGTATGGTGAAGATCGAGATGGACGGTGAACAGAATGTCCTTTCTGTAAAGATCGATCCGCAGATAATCGAAGAAAAAGACGTTTCAATGCTCGAAGACCTTATTCTCGCCGCCCTGAATGACGCAAAGAGCAAGGTAACTGAAGCGACCCGGGAAAGTTTCCGATCGATTACAGGTTTTCCTATTCCCGGTATGTAA